A window of Apium graveolens cultivar Ventura chromosome 8, ASM990537v1, whole genome shotgun sequence contains these coding sequences:
- the LOC141677450 gene encoding uncharacterized protein LOC141677450, translating into MASSMISSKRCTVRSTSFPSTLHPSACKIEEGLNKIRTWEAEASNVLTAETVCDGLCRLGELYKFTDEFLNLPLTQQALSHHQNMKCINELMDKSVRLLDICGNTRDIMSQIKVHARDLQSALRRKKGDLNAEFTAFRKAIHKDSKRMIAALKQVDNKTSGLENFDQDQHLAAVIRSLKGVTAASIIVFQSVLLFLSTPILKPKATKWMQVSKLMHKGAVASEDQQHDANEVERVKALESDVEGIENGLECMFRHFIRTRASLLNSVSQ; encoded by the coding sequence ATGGCTTCTTCAATGATATCCAGTAAACGTTGCACTGTCCGATCGACTAGCTTTCCGTCTACGTTGCATCCGAGTGCCTGCAAGATCGAAGAAGGGCTTAACAAGATCAGAACATGGGAAGCTGAAGCTTCAAATGTTTTAACTGCAGAGACAGTTTGTGATGGTTTGTGCAGGCTTGGAGAGTTGTACAAATTTACAGACGAGTTTCTGAATTTGCCACTGACTCAACAAGCCCTTTCTCACCATCAAAACATGAAGTGTATCAATGAGTTGATGGATAAATCTGTGAGGCTTTTGGATATCTGTGGGAATACAAGAGATATTATGTCACAGATTAAAGTACATGCTAGAGACCTTCAGTCTGCTCTGAGGAGGAAGAAGGGGGACTTGAATGCTGAATTCACAGCTTTCAGAAAGGCGATACACAAGGATTCCAAAAGGATGATTGCAGCTCTCAAGCAAGTCGACAACAAAACCAGTGGACTGGAGAACTTTGATCAAGATCAGCACCTAGCTGCTGTGATTAGATCACTTAAAGGAGTAACTGCTGCCAGCATTATTGTCTTTCAATCTGTCCTGCTATTCTTATCTACACCTATACTGAAGCCAAAGGCTACAAAGTGGATGCAAGTTTCTAAATTGATGCACAAGGGGGCTGTAGCAAGCGAAGATCAACAGCATGATGCAAATGAAGTGGAAAGAGTAAAGGCCTTAGAGAGTGATGTTGAAGGCATTGAGAATGGTTTGGAGTGCATGTTTAGGCACTTCATTAGAACAAGAGCCTCTCTACTAAACAGT